From Hymenobacter sedentarius, a single genomic window includes:
- a CDS encoding DUF2461 domain-containing protein, with the protein MQLKPLFTFLSGLAKHNDRAWFQERKATYDQLREQFVEDAEFWVRELAQLDPALAGPEGRKSVFRIYRDVRFSKNKDPYKTHFSVYFTASAGKEVEAPGYYLQLGPNGSTLLGGGLYQPDKTQLAAIRQEIDYNADTLKALLAAPNFQRYFGGMSGDKLKKAPAAYSVDHPEIELLKHKSFTATHLMPDSDVLNHDDFRAHVLEVFRAMVPFCQFLREAIAQ; encoded by the coding sequence ATGCAACTCAAACCCCTCTTTACCTTTCTCAGCGGCTTGGCCAAGCACAACGACCGGGCCTGGTTTCAGGAGCGCAAAGCCACGTACGACCAGCTACGCGAGCAGTTTGTAGAAGACGCCGAATTCTGGGTTCGAGAGTTAGCTCAACTCGACCCGGCGCTGGCGGGGCCCGAAGGCCGCAAAAGTGTCTTTCGCATCTACCGCGACGTGCGCTTCAGCAAAAACAAGGACCCCTACAAAACGCATTTCTCGGTGTATTTCACCGCCAGCGCGGGCAAGGAAGTGGAGGCGCCCGGCTACTACCTCCAACTCGGCCCCAACGGTAGCACCCTCCTCGGCGGCGGCCTCTACCAGCCCGATAAAACCCAGCTGGCCGCTATCCGCCAGGAGATAGACTACAACGCCGATACGCTGAAAGCCCTGCTCGCCGCGCCCAATTTCCAGCGCTATTTCGGCGGCATGAGCGGCGACAAGCTCAAGAAAGCCCCCGCCGCCTATTCAGTCGACCACCCCGAAATTGAGCTACTTAAGCACAAGAGCTTCACTGCTACTCACCTGATGCCGGATAGCGACGTGCTCAACCACGATGATTTTCGCGCGCACGTGCTGGAGGTGTTTCGGGCCATGGTGCCGTTCTGCCAGTTTTTGCGGGAGGCAATAGCTCAATAA
- a CDS encoding 1-deoxy-D-xylulose-5-phosphate reductoisomerase: MVEENKVKTLALLGATGSIGTQALEVVRQQPGRFRVAVLSAQRQWELLAQQAREFRPAVVVIGDDSFYQPLKAALAQQPETQVLAGAAALAEVVTRSEIDIVLTALVGYAGLLPTVAAIRAGKDIALANKETLVVAGELITGLVKQHNVRLLPVDSEHSAIFQCLVGEEQNPIEKIILTASGGPFRGRSAQQMEAVTKAQALKHPNWDMGAKITIDSASLMNKGLEVIEAKWLFGLTNEQIDVVVHPQSIVHSLVQFQDGSLKAQLGLPDMKLPIQYALGYPQRLANTFPRFSFLDYPTLTFEAPDRAAFPNLELAFGAMRRGGNAPCVLNAANEVAVAAFLREQVGFRQMSDLVAGCLARVSYLAEPLLADLVATDAETRRVAEALL, encoded by the coding sequence ATGGTTGAAGAAAACAAGGTGAAAACGCTGGCCCTGCTCGGCGCTACGGGCTCGATTGGGACGCAGGCGCTGGAGGTGGTACGGCAGCAGCCGGGCCGGTTCCGCGTGGCGGTGCTCAGCGCCCAGCGGCAGTGGGAGCTGCTGGCGCAGCAGGCCCGGGAGTTTCGGCCCGCCGTGGTCGTGATTGGCGACGACAGCTTCTATCAGCCGCTCAAAGCCGCCCTGGCCCAGCAGCCCGAAACCCAGGTGCTGGCCGGCGCAGCCGCCCTGGCCGAAGTAGTAACCCGGTCAGAAATCGACATCGTGCTCACGGCCCTGGTGGGCTACGCCGGGCTGCTGCCCACGGTGGCGGCCATCCGGGCCGGCAAAGACATTGCGCTGGCCAACAAGGAAACCCTGGTAGTTGCCGGTGAGCTGATTACTGGCCTCGTGAAGCAGCACAACGTGCGCCTGCTGCCCGTCGATTCCGAGCATTCGGCCATCTTCCAGTGCCTAGTGGGCGAGGAGCAGAATCCCATTGAGAAAATCATCCTTACGGCCTCGGGCGGCCCATTCCGCGGCCGTTCGGCCCAGCAGATGGAGGCCGTGACAAAGGCCCAGGCCCTGAAGCACCCTAACTGGGACATGGGTGCCAAAATCACCATCGACTCGGCCTCGCTCATGAACAAGGGCCTCGAGGTAATTGAGGCCAAGTGGCTGTTTGGCCTCACCAACGAACAGATTGACGTGGTGGTGCACCCCCAAAGCATCGTGCACTCGCTGGTGCAATTCCAGGACGGCTCGCTGAAGGCCCAGCTGGGCCTGCCCGACATGAAACTGCCCATTCAGTACGCGTTGGGCTACCCGCAGCGGCTGGCCAATACCTTCCCGCGCTTTTCCTTTCTCGACTATCCCACCCTCACCTTTGAGGCGCCCGACCGCGCGGCCTTCCCCAACCTAGAACTGGCTTTTGGGGCCATGCGCCGGGGCGGCAACGCGCCGTGCGTGCTCAACGCGGCCAATGAAGTGGCCGTGGCGGCTTTTTTGCGCGAGCAGGTGGGCTTCCGGCAGATGTCGGACCTGGTAGCGGGGTGCCTGGCGCGGGTTTCGTACCTTGCAGAGCCGCTACTGGCCGACCTGGTGGCCACCGACGCGGAAACGCGCCGGGTAGCGGAAGCACTACTGTAA
- a CDS encoding glutamate synthase subunit beta: protein MGHITGFKEFKRELPTKTAPQERIGHSREFVGAYSEPQLNQQAARCMNCGIPFCHSGCPLGNIIPEFNDAVYEQDWEEAYRILASTNNFPEFTGRICPAPCESACVLGINSSPVAIEEIEKHIIETAFAKGYVRPSAPLLKSGKTVAVVGSGPSGLAAAAQLAKAGHTVTVFERHDRPGGLLRYGIPDFKLDKGVIDRRIKLLEEDGIVFRCNTEIGRDLSGQELTSTFDAVVLAGGASIPRDLKVPGRDLPGIHFAMDYLTQHNRRVSELELADEPIIAHGEHVVVIGGGDTGSDCVGTANRQGAASVTQFELLAQPPKERTEHMPWPNYPMVLKVTSSHEEGCQRYWGVNTKAFLGNDDGKLQALLVNEVTWETDVMGRPMRFEEVPNSEREIPCQRVLLAMGFTGPRTAGLLAELGVELDERGNVRATEKTYQTNLPNVFAAGDMRRGQSLVVWAISEGREAARQVDMFLTGKTSLPSKNAVGMFA, encoded by the coding sequence ATGGGCCACATCACCGGATTTAAGGAATTTAAGCGCGAGCTGCCCACCAAAACTGCCCCGCAGGAGCGGATTGGGCACAGCCGCGAATTTGTGGGCGCCTACTCGGAACCGCAGCTCAACCAGCAGGCGGCGCGGTGCATGAACTGCGGCATTCCGTTCTGCCACTCAGGCTGCCCGCTGGGCAACATCATCCCCGAGTTTAACGACGCGGTGTATGAGCAGGATTGGGAGGAAGCCTACCGCATTCTGGCTTCTACCAACAATTTCCCGGAGTTTACGGGCCGCATTTGCCCGGCGCCGTGCGAGTCGGCCTGCGTGCTGGGCATCAACAGCTCGCCCGTGGCCATTGAGGAAATCGAGAAGCACATCATCGAAACCGCCTTTGCCAAGGGCTACGTGCGCCCCAGCGCGCCCCTGCTGAAGTCGGGCAAAACGGTGGCCGTGGTGGGTTCCGGCCCCTCAGGACTGGCCGCCGCGGCACAGCTGGCCAAGGCCGGGCACACCGTCACGGTTTTCGAGCGCCACGACCGCCCCGGCGGCCTGCTGCGCTACGGCATCCCCGATTTCAAGCTCGACAAAGGCGTCATCGACCGGCGCATCAAGCTGCTGGAAGAAGACGGTATTGTGTTTCGCTGCAATACCGAAATCGGCCGCGACCTGTCGGGCCAGGAGCTGACCAGCACCTTCGACGCCGTGGTATTGGCCGGTGGGGCCAGCATTCCGCGTGACCTCAAGGTGCCGGGCCGCGACCTGCCCGGCATTCACTTCGCCATGGACTACCTCACCCAGCACAACCGCCGGGTGAGCGAGCTTGAGCTGGCCGACGAGCCCATTATAGCCCACGGCGAGCACGTGGTGGTCATCGGCGGGGGCGACACCGGCTCCGACTGCGTGGGCACGGCCAACCGCCAGGGCGCCGCCTCGGTGACGCAGTTTGAGCTGCTGGCCCAGCCGCCCAAGGAGCGCACCGAGCACATGCCCTGGCCCAACTACCCGATGGTGCTCAAAGTCACTTCCTCGCACGAAGAAGGCTGCCAGCGCTACTGGGGCGTCAACACCAAGGCGTTTCTCGGCAACGACGATGGGAAGCTCCAGGCTCTGCTTGTGAACGAAGTAACCTGGGAAACCGACGTAATGGGCCGGCCCATGCGCTTCGAGGAAGTGCCCAACTCCGAACGCGAAATTCCCTGCCAGCGCGTGCTACTGGCCATGGGCTTCACGGGCCCACGCACCGCCGGCCTGCTGGCCGAGCTGGGCGTTGAGCTGGACGAGCGCGGCAACGTGCGCGCCACCGAAAAAACCTACCAAACCAACCTGCCCAACGTATTCGCAGCCGGCGACATGCGCCGCGGCCAATCCTTAGTGGTTTGGGCCATTTCCGAAGGCCGCGAAGCCGCCCGCCAGGTAGACATGTTCCTAACTGGCAAAACGTCGCTGCCGAGCAAAAATGCAGTGGGGATGTTTGCGTGA
- a CDS encoding DUF6702 family protein, whose protein sequence is MRLLSPFALLLVLLPLMGAGWALHAYHTTLTELRYNAAKKQLELSVKVFTDDFEKALSEGQPVHVNLSDPGPRPLALASAYVQRTLKFSTAAGAPLPLQVLGMQAEKDGYWLYCKVPLPGPVPSVQLRQAMLLDVFGDQMNIVNIEAGDKKQSALFRAGHEQELLTW, encoded by the coding sequence ATGCGCCTGCTTTCCCCTTTTGCACTGCTGCTCGTGCTGCTCCCCCTCATGGGAGCCGGCTGGGCCTTGCACGCCTACCACACCACCCTCACCGAGCTGCGGTACAACGCCGCTAAAAAGCAGCTGGAGCTGTCGGTAAAGGTGTTTACCGACGACTTTGAAAAGGCCCTTTCCGAAGGACAGCCCGTCCACGTGAACCTGAGCGACCCGGGCCCGCGCCCCCTTGCGCTGGCCTCGGCCTACGTGCAGCGCACCCTGAAATTCAGCACCGCGGCTGGGGCCCCGCTCCCGCTGCAAGTACTGGGCATGCAGGCCGAAAAAGATGGGTATTGGCTGTATTGCAAAGTGCCGCTGCCGGGGCCCGTGCCCAGCGTGCAGCTGCGCCAGGCCATGCTGCTCGACGTTTTTGGCGACCAAATGAACATCGTGAACATCGAAGCCGGCGACAAAAAGCAAAGCGCCCTCTTCCGCGCCGGCCACGAGCAGGAATTACTAACCTGGTAA
- a CDS encoding NAD(P)/FAD-dependent oxidoreductase: MPTPPTFDYDVAIIGAGPAGAACALGLRHSGLRVALLDKSQFPRDKVCGDAIPGHALKALRQLDPTFADSLWQLQPLDAVRQSKLVAPNGDSLVLQWKLPSFNCPRETFDDALLALVRTHAPATTILENTSLKGLQIELDHVRLQPTQGPEITCQLVIGCDGANSVVSRKLLPEPRLARAHHCVGVRAYFENIAGAESGTTEFFLTRDYLAGYCWLFPVGQGRYNVGLGMLAEVVAEHKVDLKETLQRLLTTHPALAGRFAEARQLGPTVGFGLPLGGGRVRPISGERFMLCGDAASLIDPLQGHGIDTAIQSGMLAAVQATACFTKQDFNAGHMASYDAQVAEKIGKKLAKSYRLMRFLSTKPWLVNAAVRLARVPGLKPWVQKAIG, translated from the coding sequence GTGCCCACCCCACCCACTTTCGACTACGACGTTGCCATCATCGGCGCGGGCCCGGCTGGCGCGGCTTGTGCCCTGGGTTTGCGCCACAGCGGCCTGCGCGTGGCCTTGCTCGACAAATCCCAGTTTCCCCGCGACAAGGTGTGCGGCGATGCAATCCCTGGCCACGCCCTCAAAGCCCTGCGGCAGCTCGACCCCACCTTTGCCGACAGCCTGTGGCAACTCCAGCCGCTGGATGCCGTGCGCCAGTCCAAGCTCGTGGCCCCCAACGGCGACAGCCTAGTCTTGCAATGGAAGCTGCCGAGCTTCAACTGCCCCCGCGAAACCTTCGATGATGCCCTGCTGGCTCTGGTGCGCACGCATGCTCCGGCCACCACTATTCTCGAAAACACCAGCCTGAAGGGCCTACAAATTGAGCTGGACCACGTGCGCCTGCAGCCCACGCAAGGTCCCGAAATCACGTGCCAGCTGGTGATAGGCTGCGATGGCGCCAACTCCGTGGTGAGCCGCAAGCTGCTGCCGGAGCCGCGCTTGGCCCGGGCCCACCACTGCGTGGGCGTGCGCGCCTACTTCGAAAACATTGCCGGCGCCGAGAGCGGCACGACCGAGTTTTTTCTCACCCGTGATTACCTGGCGGGCTACTGCTGGCTGTTTCCAGTGGGCCAGGGCCGCTACAACGTGGGCCTGGGCATGCTGGCCGAAGTAGTGGCCGAGCACAAAGTAGACCTGAAAGAAACCCTGCAGCGCCTGCTCACCACGCACCCTGCCCTGGCTGGCCGCTTCGCCGAAGCCCGGCAGCTGGGGCCCACAGTGGGCTTCGGGCTGCCGCTGGGTGGCGGGCGGGTGCGGCCCATCAGCGGCGAGCGGTTTATGCTGTGCGGCGACGCCGCTTCGCTGATTGACCCGCTGCAGGGCCACGGCATCGACACGGCCATTCAGAGTGGCATGCTGGCCGCCGTGCAGGCCACGGCGTGCTTCACCAAGCAGGATTTCAACGCCGGGCACATGGCCAGTTACGATGCCCAGGTAGCCGAAAAAATCGGGAAGAAGCTGGCCAAAAGCTACCGCCTCATGCGCTTCCTAAGCACCAAGCCGTGGCTGGTGAATGCCGCCGTGCGCCTGGCCCGTGTGCCTGGGCTGAAGCCCTGGGTGCAGAAGGCAATAGGGTAG
- a CDS encoding GAF domain-containing protein, translating into MSTTPTSLIPANDVSRLAALERYQLLDARSEKVLDELVAAAAKLFRVSNAMLSIVEEDKVLIKAPYNLPVPLERIPREQSLCSATILQEDTAVFEDLDQASAPGIDISLVQQLGLHFYAGHNLRTPDGYNIGSLCLYDGPPREFTLVERTLLGSLAGLVMRLLELRRELGAHADSTAMLWEAVYRALGQQLARLTALVERVAPAGSPANLTPAVAKEAGDIVGIIDQFVAATLRRT; encoded by the coding sequence TTGAGCACAACTCCTACTTCCCTTATTCCGGCCAACGACGTATCCCGCTTGGCAGCCCTCGAACGCTACCAACTGCTGGACGCCCGCAGCGAAAAAGTACTCGATGAACTGGTGGCAGCCGCCGCGAAGTTGTTTCGGGTATCCAACGCCATGCTTTCCATCGTGGAAGAAGATAAGGTGCTGATAAAAGCTCCCTACAATTTACCCGTTCCCCTGGAGCGTATTCCCCGGGAGCAAAGCCTGTGCTCGGCCACCATCCTGCAGGAGGACACAGCCGTATTTGAGGACCTGGACCAGGCCAGTGCGCCCGGCATCGACATTTCGCTGGTTCAGCAGCTGGGCTTGCATTTCTACGCCGGCCACAACCTGCGCACCCCGGACGGCTACAATATTGGCTCGCTGTGCCTTTACGACGGCCCGCCTCGGGAATTCACCCTCGTCGAACGGACCTTACTCGGCAGCCTGGCTGGCCTAGTAATGCGCCTGCTCGAGCTTCGCCGTGAGTTGGGCGCCCACGCCGACTCCACGGCCATGCTCTGGGAAGCAGTGTACCGGGCCCTGGGCCAGCAGCTGGCCCGACTCACGGCTTTGGTCGAACGGGTGGCACCAGCGGGCAGCCCAGCCAACCTCACCCCCGCCGTGGCCAAGGAAGCCGGCGACATTGTGGGCATCATCGACCAGTTTGTGGCCGCTACCTTGCGGCGTACTTAA
- a CDS encoding bifunctional YncE family protein/alkaline phosphatase family protein, translating to MISCFRFRLFIPLLPLLALWSCTGSPSTKPAPEAPGVLPGPIAGTSQTQLPNGWKLSPVGTATALGDLPLNVQLSPDGRLAAVVNAGWGQNSVQLLDAATGQLLDTQVVPAAWAGLAFAPDGRTVYASGGQHNRVHCFRVEGQKLRPDSALVLGTKWPKQKIGVAGLAVDGPRNVLYAVTREDNSLYTFDLKTRRILRTIKLPAEAYGALLSPDGARLYISLWGGHAVAVYDIARQQLLPTIPVESHPNDMALTRDGRRLFVANANSNSVSVIDTRLGRVTETLNTALFPASPAGSTPDGVALNGDDTQLYIANADNNCLAVFDVRDPAASRPLGFVPTGWYPTTVRVAGAQLLVVNGKGSISKANPNGPNPVHDDGEKGAGYIGGLLGSSLLRLPLPDAAALATFSAQVYANTPFTKAREASPEVPAGSPVPQRVGEASPMKHVFYIIKENRTYDQVLGDLPAGNGDASLCLFPEKVTPNHHALTRDFVLLDNFYVDAEVSADGHNWSTAAYATDFVEKTWPGNYSGRGGNYDFEGNRGEVAEPKDGFLWDYCKRAGRSYRSYGEFVYKGKASVPSLVGHFCEGYAGFDLDVKDVDREKVWEQDFDRLVAANALPDLSIIRLPNDHTYGARKGQLSPLSYAADNDLALGRLIEHLSKSPVWKESVVMIVEDDAQNGPDHIDAHRSTAYLVGPYVRRHAVVHTAYTTSGMLRTLELILGLPPMSQYDAAALPLWACFTNKPNFSPYNLRPATTPQDVRNTAFNAPARRSLKFDLSREDAAPDLAFNENIWQAVRGEHSRMPAPRRSAAVREAKQNEAEEEDED from the coding sequence ATGATTTCCTGCTTCCGATTCCGGCTATTTATCCCGCTCCTGCCGCTGCTGGCGTTATGGAGTTGCACGGGGAGTCCCAGCACCAAGCCCGCGCCCGAGGCGCCCGGCGTGCTGCCCGGTCCCATTGCCGGCACCAGCCAAACCCAACTGCCCAACGGCTGGAAACTGAGCCCCGTGGGCACGGCCACGGCCCTCGGCGACTTGCCCCTGAACGTGCAGCTCAGCCCCGACGGCCGCCTGGCCGCCGTAGTGAACGCCGGCTGGGGCCAGAACTCGGTGCAATTGCTCGACGCGGCCACCGGCCAGCTGCTGGATACCCAAGTAGTGCCCGCCGCCTGGGCCGGCCTGGCCTTCGCCCCCGATGGCCGCACGGTGTATGCCTCCGGTGGGCAGCACAACCGCGTGCACTGCTTCCGGGTAGAGGGCCAGAAGCTGCGCCCCGACAGCGCCCTGGTGCTGGGTACCAAGTGGCCCAAGCAGAAAATCGGCGTGGCCGGGCTGGCCGTGGACGGCCCCCGTAACGTACTCTACGCCGTGACGCGCGAAGACAACTCGCTCTACACCTTCGACCTGAAAACGCGCCGGATTCTGCGCACCATCAAGCTGCCCGCCGAAGCCTACGGCGCCCTGCTCAGCCCCGATGGCGCGCGGCTCTACATCAGCCTGTGGGGCGGCCACGCGGTGGCGGTGTACGACATTGCCCGGCAGCAATTGCTGCCCACCATTCCGGTCGAAAGCCACCCCAACGACATGGCCCTGACTCGCGACGGCCGCCGCCTGTTTGTGGCCAATGCCAACAGCAACTCGGTGTCCGTCATCGACACCCGCCTGGGTCGCGTGACCGAAACCCTGAACACGGCCCTGTTTCCGGCCTCGCCCGCCGGCAGCACGCCCGATGGCGTGGCCCTGAACGGCGACGACACCCAGCTCTACATCGCCAACGCCGACAACAACTGCCTGGCGGTGTTCGACGTGCGCGACCCAGCCGCCAGCCGGCCCCTGGGCTTTGTGCCCACCGGCTGGTACCCCACGACGGTGCGCGTAGCTGGGGCGCAGCTGCTGGTTGTCAACGGCAAAGGCAGCATATCGAAGGCCAACCCCAACGGGCCCAACCCCGTGCACGACGACGGCGAGAAGGGCGCGGGCTACATCGGGGGGCTCCTGGGTAGCTCGCTGCTGCGCCTGCCGCTGCCCGATGCCGCGGCGCTGGCCACGTTTTCGGCCCAGGTATACGCCAATACGCCCTTTACCAAAGCGCGCGAAGCCTCACCCGAAGTGCCCGCCGGCAGCCCCGTGCCCCAGCGCGTGGGCGAGGCCTCGCCCATGAAGCACGTCTTCTACATCATCAAGGAAAACCGTACCTACGACCAGGTGCTGGGCGATTTGCCGGCCGGCAACGGCGATGCGAGCCTGTGTTTGTTCCCGGAAAAAGTGACGCCCAACCACCATGCCCTCACGCGGGACTTTGTGCTGCTGGATAATTTCTACGTCGATGCCGAAGTGAGTGCCGATGGCCACAACTGGAGCACCGCCGCCTACGCCACCGACTTTGTGGAGAAAACCTGGCCGGGCAACTACAGCGGCCGCGGCGGCAACTACGACTTCGAGGGCAACCGCGGCGAAGTAGCCGAGCCCAAAGACGGCTTCCTGTGGGACTACTGCAAGCGCGCCGGCCGCAGCTACCGCTCCTACGGCGAGTTTGTGTACAAGGGCAAAGCCAGTGTACCGTCGTTAGTGGGCCACTTTTGCGAAGGCTATGCCGGCTTCGACCTGGACGTGAAAGACGTAGACCGCGAGAAGGTATGGGAGCAGGACTTCGACCGGCTGGTGGCCGCCAATGCCCTGCCCGACCTGAGCATCATCCGCCTGCCCAACGACCACACCTACGGCGCCCGCAAGGGCCAGCTCAGCCCCTTGTCCTACGCCGCCGATAACGACCTGGCGCTGGGCCGGCTCATCGAGCATCTCTCCAAGAGCCCGGTCTGGAAAGAATCGGTGGTGATGATAGTGGAGGACGATGCCCAAAACGGTCCCGACCACATCGACGCCCACCGCTCGACGGCTTACCTGGTGGGCCCCTACGTGCGCCGCCACGCCGTGGTGCACACCGCCTACACCACATCTGGCATGCTCCGCACCCTGGAGTTGATTTTGGGGCTGCCGCCGATGAGCCAGTACGATGCCGCGGCCCTGCCGCTCTGGGCCTGCTTCACGAATAAGCCCAACTTTTCCCCCTACAACCTGCGCCCCGCCACCACTCCACAGGACGTGCGCAACACCGCCTTCAACGCCCCCGCCCGCCGCTCCCTCAAGTTCGACCTCAGCCGCGAAGACGCCGCTCCCGACCTGGCTTTCAATGAAAATATCTGGCAGGCTGTGCGGGGCGAGCACAGCCGCATGCCCGCGCCCCGGCGCAGCGCCGCCGTGCGTGAAGCCAAGCAGAATGAGGCGGAGGAGGAAGACGAGGACTAA
- the rseP gene encoding RIP metalloprotease RseP, producing MEILTMIGQLLLALSLLVGLHEFGHFAFAKLFKIRVDKFYIFFDFLFPMPGVMNFALLKKKVGETEYGIGWFPLGGYVQIHGMIDETQDASALAGPPQPDEFRGKPAWQRLLVMLGGIIMNVITGIVIFAAMTFHYGDVFLPASEARFGVLPNGLGREIGFRTGDKIVKINGRPFTEFDDVYKPDVILGNNSFYTVDRGGQLVDINIPNNFLDKFAKQSADSLLVRPRETFAVERVVPGGAAAKAGLKAGDQITTVGGRPVQFFDELQAALLANKGKKTEVIVQRNGQTIPLAIDVSESGRIGFERKSTLHLGTRHYTLAESIPQGVNKAFGVIGLQARAFGKILRREASASESLGGPVEIAQQFGGIWEWQHFWGLAAGLSMVLAFMNLLPIPALDGGHVVFLLYEMILRRKPSDKFLEGAQRVGTVLILMLMAYVIILKPLLKAIS from the coding sequence TTGGAAATTCTCACCATGATTGGCCAGCTGCTGCTGGCCCTGTCGCTGCTTGTTGGCTTGCACGAATTCGGCCATTTCGCCTTCGCCAAGCTCTTTAAAATTCGGGTTGATAAGTTCTACATCTTCTTCGACTTCCTGTTTCCCATGCCCGGGGTGATGAATTTCGCCCTGCTGAAAAAGAAAGTGGGCGAGACAGAGTACGGCATTGGCTGGTTTCCGCTGGGCGGCTACGTGCAGATTCACGGCATGATAGACGAAACGCAGGACGCCTCGGCCCTGGCCGGCCCCCCGCAGCCCGATGAGTTCCGTGGCAAGCCGGCCTGGCAGCGCCTGCTGGTGATGCTCGGCGGCATCATCATGAACGTCATCACCGGCATCGTGATTTTCGCGGCCATGACCTTCCACTACGGCGACGTGTTTCTGCCCGCCTCGGAGGCCCGCTTCGGCGTGCTGCCCAACGGCCTGGGCCGCGAAATCGGCTTCCGTACCGGCGATAAAATCGTCAAAATCAACGGCCGCCCGTTCACCGAGTTCGACGACGTGTACAAGCCCGACGTCATCTTGGGCAACAACTCCTTTTACACCGTGGACCGGGGCGGGCAGCTGGTGGACATCAATATCCCCAACAACTTCCTCGACAAGTTCGCCAAGCAAAGCGCCGATAGCCTGCTGGTGCGCCCCCGCGAAACCTTCGCCGTGGAGCGCGTGGTACCCGGCGGGGCCGCTGCCAAAGCGGGCCTGAAGGCCGGCGACCAGATTACCACCGTGGGCGGCCGCCCTGTGCAGTTCTTCGACGAGCTGCAGGCGGCGCTGCTGGCCAACAAAGGCAAGAAAACCGAGGTAATTGTGCAGCGCAACGGCCAAACCATCCCCCTGGCCATAGACGTGAGCGAGTCGGGCCGCATCGGGTTCGAGCGCAAATCGACGCTGCACCTGGGCACCCGCCACTACACGCTGGCCGAATCCATTCCGCAGGGCGTGAATAAGGCGTTTGGCGTGATTGGCTTGCAGGCCCGGGCATTCGGCAAAATCCTGCGCCGCGAAGCCTCCGCATCGGAGAGCCTGGGCGGCCCGGTGGAAATTGCCCAGCAGTTTGGCGGCATTTGGGAGTGGCAGCACTTCTGGGGCCTGGCCGCGGGCCTGAGCATGGTGCTGGCCTTTATGAACCTGCTGCCCATTCCGGCACTGGACGGGGGCCACGTGGTGTTCCTGCTCTACGAAATGATTCTGCGCCGCAAGCCGTCCGATAAGTTTTTGGAGGGCGCCCAGCGGGTCGGCACGGTTCTTATTCTGATGCTGATGGCTTACGTCATCATCCTCAAGCCCCTGCTGAAGGCCATTTCGTAG
- a CDS encoding tetratricopeptide repeat protein yields MSHNQRIKILSENYLSSQKKNEPKPSAEEVLQYQRGYSLWYNGDSQAAIASFRKFISKYPKSSLADDAQRMIGTSYGNLKAYTNAIEEYKRVKANYPDANSTPLALYDLAHLYFFSLNDFGQARYFYEEFINSATEDDIKIRNIALEQIENWDEQTKYFKGSAKRWKEYEKTAQAYNPTDYLKVKSQSWEKGGFGAVGIHNLTIENKSNISFKDVIIRVDYYSETDALLARNLRTIYRFFPAKQTVKVDELNTGFIPADAKKSVVEIVTALAGK; encoded by the coding sequence GTGAGTCACAATCAAAGAATAAAGATTCTATCAGAAAACTACCTGTCAAGCCAAAAAAAAAATGAGCCAAAACCTAGCGCTGAAGAGGTGTTACAATACCAAAGGGGGTATAGCCTATGGTATAATGGTGATAGTCAAGCAGCTATAGCTAGTTTCCGAAAATTTATTTCGAAATATCCTAAAAGTTCCTTAGCGGATGATGCTCAAAGAATGATAGGCACTTCGTATGGAAACTTGAAGGCTTACACCAATGCGATTGAAGAATATAAAAGGGTTAAAGCAAACTATCCTGATGCGAATAGTACGCCATTAGCATTATATGATTTAGCCCACCTGTATTTTTTTAGTCTCAATGATTTTGGTCAAGCGAGATATTTTTATGAGGAATTCATTAATTCCGCAACGGAAGACGATATAAAAATTAGAAATATTGCATTGGAACAAATTGAAAATTGGGATGAACAGACTAAGTATTTCAAAGGGTCCGCAAAGCGCTGGAAAGAGTATGAAAAAACTGCTCAAGCATATAATCCCACAGATTATCTAAAAGTAAAAAGTCAATCTTGGGAAAAAGGTGGATTTGGTGCGGTAGGAATACATAATTTGACAATTGAAAATAAATCCAATATTTCATTCAAGGATGTAATAATTCGAGTTGATTATTACTCCGAGACAGATGCGTTATTGGCAAGGAATTTACGGACAATTTATAGGTTCTTTCCTGCTAAGCAAACAGTTAAAGTGGATGAGCTAAATACAGGTTTCATCCCTGCGGACGCAAAAAAATCTGTTGTAGAAATTGTAACGGCCTTAGCAGGAAAATAG